GGGGCGATCCGGACCACCGTCCGCTCGGGCTTCACCTCCCGGCTGGCGAGCTTGTACGGCTTGAGGATCGGGACGACGCGCTCGACCCCGGGGAGCGACTCGAGGGCCTGGAGGACGAACTTGCCGCGCTCGTCGCCCACGGCCCCGATGACGGTCCGCTCCTTGCCGTAGATCGGGTGGGACCGGTACCCGAGCTCCTTGATCCTGGCGATGACGGCCCGGATTTCCTTCGGGGCCGCACCTTGCCCCATGACGATGATCATGAATTTCTCCCGTGGGTGTGACGTATGTTTATCTGCAGGGGATACCCTATTATATTGGATTCCGCCCCTTTCTTTCCAGTTGGGGCGGCGGTATCCTCGAATTCGTCCCCGAAAACCGGGACCCAGGGAGGAGATCACACATGAGAAAGCTTTCGGCGCTGTTCCTGGCGGTGGCAATGGCGGCGGTCACGGTGGCGGTCGTCCCGGCCGCGGGGCTCGCGGCGGAGTACGACCGGTACGAGCGGGGGTCCCGCGGCGACTACGCGCCTCCTCCCCCGCCCCCGCGCCGCGGGGCGGATGTTCCCCCGCCCCGGCACGCGCAGCACGGCCAGCCGTACTTCTTCGCCCACATCGGGGTGTTCGAGCCCAACGACGACCTCGACGGGCTCCGGGGTTACGATTCCGGCGGCCATTTCGACGTGGGGATCGGGTCCCGGGTGTCGCCGGTCTTCGCGGTCGAAGGGACGTTCGGCGCGTACGCCGCGGAACGGGGGGCGGACGAGGCGTCCGTGGTCCCGCTGACGATCGGCGGACGGCTGATCATCCCGCACCCGTTCATCGAGCCGTACGTCGGCGGCGGGATCGGCCTCTACTTCGCCTCCCTGAAGGAAGCGCCCCGGACCGGCTTCAGCGGGATCGACGAATCCGAGACCGACATCGGCGGTTACCTCTCCGCCGGCGCGGACCTGTGGCTGAACCCGCGGGCGGCGCTCAACTTCGAGGGGAGATACCACTTCGTGGAGCCGACGTTCACCTCCAACGCCGGGACCTCGTTCGACGTGAACATGGGCGGGTGGACGGTCAACCTCGGCGTCCGGCTGGCGTTCTGAGGCGGCGCGGAACGGGCGAAAAGCCCCGGGTCCTCCTTCTCGGGGGGTCCGGGGCGTACTCCCTCCCTTCCGGGGTCCTCGGGGAGCGGCTCTCCTCCCGGCGCGTGCGCACCCCGTACGGCTTCTCGAACCCGGTCCACCTCTTCGACCGGGGAGGGTTCCGCTACTGCTTCCTCTCCCGCCACGGCGAGCGCGCCTACGATACGACCGCGCCGTACGTGAACTACCGGGCGAACGTGTACGCCGCGAAGCTGCTGGGCGTCGAGCGGATCTTCGCGTGGACCGGGCCCGGCGCGGTCTCCCGGAGCTACCGCCCGGGCGACCTGGTCCTCCCGGACGACCTGCTCGACTTCACCCGGAACCGCCCGTCCACCTTCTTCGAGGGGAAGGGGATCGGCTTCATCCGCCAGTTCCCGGTGTTCTGTGAGACGCTGAGGAATGCACTGCGCGACGCAGCGGACGGGGGCGAAGCAGGGCGTTTCCATTTCGGCGGCACCTACGCCTGCACCGAGGGGCCGCGCCTCGAGACCCCGGCGGAGATCCGGTTCCTGGCCCGCGCGGGGGCGGACCTCGTCGGGATGACGCTGTGCCCCGAGGCGTTTCTCGCCAGGGAGCTCGAGATCTGCTACGCGCCCGTGGCGTACGTGACGAACTACGCGGAAGGGGTGAGGCGCCTGCCGTACCGCCGCGGGGCCCTGTTCGAAGGGATGCTCCCGCCCTCCGGCGCGAGGTCGGTGGAAGCGGCGAAGAACGCGATCCCCGGGATCGCGCTGGCCGCCGCGGAATCGGTCGCGGGGGCGGAAAGGGATTGCCCCTGCGCGGTTTCGATGGAAAGATACAGGAAGAAGGGCGCGATCGGCCCCGATTTCCGCGAATGGGCGGCTCCGCCCCGGGGGGGGAAGCGTTGAAGTTCACCGACGAACAGATCCGGCGCGCCTGCGGGTCGATCCTCTCCCGGTGGAAGGCGAAGGGGCTGGTCCGGCCGAAGGGGGCGGACGAGGCGATCCTCGCCCGGATGGCCGCCGAGATCCGGAAGGACATCCAGCGGGAGGAGGAGCTCGACCGGGAGGCGGACGCGCTCCTCGAACAGCACCTGAAGAAGATCGACCACACCCAGGCCAACACCCGCGTCCTTTTCCAGAAGATCAAGGAGCGGCTCGCCCGGGACCGTGGGATCGTCCTGTAACCCGTAGCCGGAGGGAGCCGTTGCGACTCACCGAGGCCCGCATCTCCCACCTGTCCCACCTGGTGCGCAACGCGCTCCACAAGGGAGGGCTGGCCGATTTTCCCGACGAACCGGCGGCGCACCGCGAGGCCAAGGCGGTGCTTTCGTCGTACGCCAGGATGGAGGAGGAGGCCGACGCCTACGCCCGCGAAAGGATCTCGCGGCTGTCCCGCCGCGTTCTCGAAGGAGGGCGCGAATGGGAAATCCTCCACCGGAAATATTTCGAGGAGGAGATGGCCCGGAAGAAGTTGTAAAACGGACCGCACCGCCCCCCGACCGGAAGGAAATATCCGTTAACATAGCGGTTTTCTTCGTTCCGCAGGTTTTTTCCGTACCCCCCTTGACATCCGTTTCGCCCCCCCTGTATATTGCCTGTTAGCACTCCATGCTAACGAGTGCTAACAGCCGGAAGGCATTCCAGACACTTCGGGTAGAAGGAGGAGGCAGCATGAAAGTCAAGCCGTTGCAGGACAGGGTTCTGATCAAGCGGGTGGAGGAAGAGGCCAAGACCAAGGGCGGGATCATCATCCCCGACTCCGCCAAGGAGAAGCCGCAGGAGGGGCTGGTCGTCGCGGTGGGCCCGGGCAAGGTGACCGACAACGGGACCCGGGTGGCCCCCGAGGTGAAGGCGGGCGACCGCATCCTGTTCGGCAAGTATTCCGGAACCGAGATCAAGGTGGACGGCGTGGAGCACCTGATCCTGCGCGAGGACGACATCCTCGCGAT
The nucleotide sequence above comes from Deltaproteobacteria bacterium. Encoded proteins:
- the groES gene encoding co-chaperone GroES; its protein translation is MKVKPLQDRVLIKRVEEEAKTKGGIIIPDSAKEKPQEGLVVAVGPGKVTDNGTRVAPEVKAGDRILFGKYSGTEIKVDGVEHLILREDDILAIFTK
- a CDS encoding outer membrane beta-barrel protein, producing MRKLSALFLAVAMAAVTVAVVPAAGLAAEYDRYERGSRGDYAPPPPPPRRGADVPPPRHAQHGQPYFFAHIGVFEPNDDLDGLRGYDSGGHFDVGIGSRVSPVFAVEGTFGAYAAERGADEASVVPLTIGGRLIIPHPFIEPYVGGGIGLYFASLKEAPRTGFSGIDESETDIGGYLSAGADLWLNPRAALNFEGRYHFVEPTFTSNAGTSFDVNMGGWTVNLGVRLAF
- a CDS encoding 3-deoxy-7-phosphoheptulonate synthase, with product MIIVMGQGAAPKEIRAVIARIKELGYRSHPIYGKERTVIGAVGDERGKFVLQALESLPGVERVVPILKPYKLASREVKPERTVVRIAP
- a CDS encoding DUF507 family protein, with amino-acid sequence MKFTDEQIRRACGSILSRWKAKGLVRPKGADEAILARMAAEIRKDIQREEELDREADALLEQHLKKIDHTQANTRVLFQKIKERLARDRGIVL
- a CDS encoding MTAP family purine nucleoside phosphorylase; the protein is MRRRGTGEKPRVLLLGGSGAYSLPSGVLGERLSSRRVRTPYGFSNPVHLFDRGGFRYCFLSRHGERAYDTTAPYVNYRANVYAAKLLGVERIFAWTGPGAVSRSYRPGDLVLPDDLLDFTRNRPSTFFEGKGIGFIRQFPVFCETLRNALRDAADGGEAGRFHFGGTYACTEGPRLETPAEIRFLARAGADLVGMTLCPEAFLARELEICYAPVAYVTNYAEGVRRLPYRRGALFEGMLPPSGARSVEAAKNAIPGIALAAAESVAGAERDCPCAVSMERYRKKGAIGPDFREWAAPPRGGKR
- a CDS encoding DUF507 family protein translates to MRLTEARISHLSHLVRNALHKGGLADFPDEPAAHREAKAVLSSYARMEEEADAYARERISRLSRRVLEGGREWEILHRKYFEEEMARKKL